A stretch of DNA from Catenulispora acidiphila DSM 44928:
TCGCGGCGATGGCGTGGGCGTCCTCGGCGTCGGAGACGAAGTGCAGCAGCGCGACCATCAGGACCGCGACCGGCCGGTCGAAGTCCAGGATCGCGTGGACGGTGCCGTTGTCCAGGATGGTCTTCGGTTCGCGGACGTCGGCCTGCACGATCGCGGTCAGCGCCGGGTCGGCGCCGGAGAGCAGGGCGCGGGAGTGCGCGGAGACGATCGGGTCGTAGTCGACGTAGACCACGCGGGCGTCGGGGTGGACCTGGCGGGCGATCTCGCCGGTGTTGCCCGGTCCGGGAATGCCGGTGCCGATGTCGAGGAACTGGGTGATGCCGGCCTCGGCGAGGTGGCGCACGGCGCGGCCGAGGAAGGCGCGATTGACCCGGGCCATGCCGCGCAGCTCGGGCATCAGGCCCAGGGCGACCTCGGCGGCCTCGCGGTCGACGTCGAAGTTGTCCTTGCCGCCGAGCAGGTAGTCGTAGATCCGCGCGGGATGGGCCTTGCTGCGGTCTATCTCCGGGGGTTCCCAGTCCGGCAACAGCGCGCCGCCGTCCTCGCTGATCGACTCGTCGGTCATCTTCGACCCTTCCGGTGGCAAGTGGCGCGGTGGACGTGCCGCGCGTGGATCAGAGTATCCGATGATCATCGAGGACTGATACCTGGTCCGGGGACGGGTCCGCCCTCCGGGCCCGGCAGCGGGGCGCCATCCGGTGCTAAGTTCACCTGTCGAATGATTCGCCGTGTCACGCCGGGAGTTCCTGTAAATGACCCGCAATGCCTTGGTCGCCGGTGTCGATTCCTCGACGCAGTCGTGCAAGGTCGTCATCCGCGACGCCGTCACCGGCGACCGGATACGGCAGGGCAGGGCGCAGCACCCCGACGGCACCGAAGTGCACCCCGCCGCCTGGTGGGAGGCGCTCGGCCAGGCGGTCGCCGAGGCCGGCGGGCTGGAGGACGTCGCCGCGATATCCGTGGCCGGGCAGCAGCACGGCATGGTCTGCCTGGACGACGAGGGCGCCGTGGTGCGCCCGGCGCTGCTGTGGAACGACACGCGCTCGGCGCAGGCGGCGGCGGATCTGGTCGCCGAGCTCGCCGCTGAAGTCAGCGAGACCGGAAATCACGTCCCGACCGGCGAGGCGGCCTGGGCGGACGCCGTCGGCACGGTCCCGGTCGCCTCGCTGACCGTCGCCAAACTGCGCTGGCTCGCCGAGCACGAACCGGCGCGCGCCAAGAGCACCGCAGCGGTCTGCCTGCCGCACGACTGGCTGACCTGGCGCCTGACCGACGGCCGCGACATCAGCACCCTGACGACAGACCGCAGCGACGCCTCCGGGACCGGCTACTACTCCCCCGCGACCGGCGCCTACCGGCCGGACCTGCTCCAGCTGGCGTTCGGACGTCAGCCGCTGCTCCCGACAGTCCTCGGCCCGGCCGAACACGCGCGCATCCTGCAGCCCTCGGCCGGCTTCGCACCGGCGGACTCCCCGCGCATGCGCCTGGGCGCCGCGGAGCTGAACCCGCTCCTGATCGGCGCGGGCGCCGGCGACAACGCGGCGGCGGCCCTGGGCCTGGGCGCGCGCCCGGGCGACGTGGTGGTCTCGATCGGCACGTCCGGCACGGTCTTCGCCTGCTCCGACGCCCCCACCGCCGATCCGACCGGCGCCGTCGCAGGCTTCGCCGACGCCACCGGCCGCCACCTCCCGCTGGTCTGCACCCTGAACGCGGCCCGCGTCCTGGACGCCGCAGCCGCACTACTCGGCGTCAGCCTCGGCGAACTGTCACGGCTGGCCCTGTCCGCCCCAGCCGGCGCCGACGGCCTGACGCTGATCCCCTACCTGGAAGGCGAGCGCACGCCGAACCGCCCCGACGCCACCGGCACCCTGCACGGCCTGCGCCTGACGAACTCAACCCCCGCGCACCTGGCACGCGCGTACATCGAGGGCATGCTCTGCGGCCTGGCCGACGGCCTCGACGCACTGACCGCCATCGGCGTCCCGGTGGAGCGCATCCTGCTGGTCGGCGGCGCGGCGCAGTCGGAGGCGGTGCGGACAATGGCGCCGGCGGTGTTCGGGCGACCGGTACTGGTGCCGAGCGCCGGGCAGTACGTCGCGGACGGCGCGGCGCTCCAGGCGGCGTGGGCGCTGAGCGGGGCAGCCGAGCCGCCGACGTGGGGCACCGGCAAGGCGGAGCGGATCGAGGCGGAGCCGGTGCCGTGGCTGCGGGAGCGGTATCACGAGTATCGGGATGCCTGAGCGGCTTACACCGTCGCATAAATCTGATCGGGTTCCGCGGCACCGGCGCTAGGCTCGCCAGAATGCGCATTCTGATGTTGGGCGGTACCGGGTTCGTGGGGCGGGCTGTGGTCGAGGATGCCCTCGCTCGTGGCCATGATGTGACCATCTTCAGCCGCGGGCGCTCCGGCGCTGGCTTGTTCCCGCAGGTGGCGCGGCTGGTCGGTGATCGGGACGGCGATGACTACGCCGCTTTGGCGACCGGCGCTTGGGACGCCGTCGTGGATTCCTCCGCCTATGTGCCGCGGCACGTCAACAACGCCATGGACGCCCTGGGCGACCGCGTCGGCCGCTACGTCTTCGTCTCCAGCCATGCCGTGTATCCGCGCCGGGGGGTCGCGGCCGGCTCGACGGAGGACACTCCGCGCCGGGCGCCGGTGCGCGATACCGAGGAACTCCTTGAGGAGACCTATGGTCCGCTGAAGGTCGCGTGCGAGGACGACATCCAGGCTCGGTTCGGCGAGCGTGCCAGCATCGTGCGGCTGGGGAAGGTCGCCGGCCCGCATGATCCGCAGAACGGCCTCACCTACTACGTCCGCCGCGCCGCTGCCGGCGGCCGCCTTGCCCTGCCGGGGCGCCCCGAGCAGCCGGTCCAGCTCATCGACTCGCGCGACGCCGCCCGCCTGATGGTCCGCCTCATCGAGGACGACCGCGGCGGTGCCTTCAACGCCGTCGGGCCGGGCACGCCGATCACCCTGGCCGACACGATCCACATCTGCGCCCGCGTCGCCGGCACCGAGGTGGAGATCGTGCCGGTGCCGGAGCAGGACGCGCAGGGCACCTTCTTCCCTCTGATCCGCGACCCGGCCGAATGGAACGTCATGCAGCGGGACCCGGCGCGCGCCGTGGCGGCCGGGATGCCGCAGACGCCGTTCGAGACGACGGTCGCCGACGTCCTGGCCTGGGACCGGGAGCGCGGAACGCCGCCGCTGAAGTTCGGCTTCACGGCAGAGGAAGAGGCGAAGGCGCTGGCTGAGGCGAAATAGCCCCACCTTTTGCCCGGTTTCTCACCGTCGTTCCCCCGCACGTCGCACCGCGGCCACCCCAAACCGATAACTCGCAGGTGCGCAACCCATTTTTGCCTTCAATCGATTGGACTCCACGCGCCGTCTCCCTTATAATTAAAGGCATACAGCCGACGCGATCACAAGGATCCAAGGAGTCAACGATGAACTTCGCCTCGACCTACGAACTGGCCGCCGCCAACGCCCGTCTCGCCGAGCTCCACAAGCAGGCCGCCGACGCCCGCATCGCGCGCCTGGCCAAGAAGGAGCGCCGCCGCAAGGCCGCGTGAGCCGAGCCGCACCACACCTCGACATCCGAACGGGCCGCCCATTTGATCTGGGCGGCCCGTTCGGCATGTTCGGCGTTCAGCGCGCTACCAGCGCGCGACCAGCCGCTACCAGTCGATCGCCTTCCGGTCCCGGAAAAACCCGCCGCTCGGCCCGCCGTCCGGCAGCGTCGCCGCCCACACGATCCCCGCAGCGCCCTCCCGCACCGGCCGCCCGCCGGGACCGCCCATATCGGTGGCGACCCAGCCCGGGCACACCGCGTTGACCAGGATCCCGTCGCCGCGCAGATCGGCGGCGAGCATGCGGGTCAGGGCGTTGAGCGCGGCCTTGGTGATGCTGTATGCGGGAGTGGAGCCACTGGTCATCTCGGTCAGCGACCCCGCGCCGCTCGAGACGTTCACGATCCGCTGATGACTCCCGGCCCGCAACAAAGGCAGCATCGCCTGAACCAGCTGCCAGGGCCCATAGACGTTCGTCTCCGCGGCCTCCCGCACCACCATCAGATCGGCGCCGATCGCGTGCTGCCAGGTGTCGTAGTGAATCGCGGCGTTGTTGACCAGCACGTCCAAGTGCCCGAAGTGCTCGCGCACCTCCTCGACCGCAGCGGCGATGTCCTCGGTGCTGGTGACGTCCAGCCGCACCGGATACGCACGCTCCCCCAGCTCAGCGGCGGTATCGCGGGCAGCAGCCTCCTGCCGAGCACCGATCAGGACACGGTGACCGGCGGCGACCAGCTGCCGCGCCGTCTCCCGCCCCAGACCCCGGTTCGCCCCGGTCACCAGCGCGATCACGCCTGCCGCCCGATGACGACCGTCGCGTCCAGCTCCTGGTCCTGCGCTATCCACGCCTTGAGCCCGGCCTCCCCGAACGCCTCCAGCATCGCCTCGGCCTGCGCCTCGCTGGTCTCGATCAGCAGATGCCCGCGCGGCGCCAGCCACTGCGGCGCCCCGTCCGCGACCCGCCGGTGCACCGCGAGCCCGTCGGCGCCGCCGTCCAGACTCGCCGCCGGCTCGAAGACCCGCGCCTCGGCGGGCAGCGTCGACAACGCGTCGGTCGGCACGTAAGGCGCGTTCACCACCAGCAGATCCACCTTCCCCCGCAGCCGCTCTGGCAGCGCCTCATACAGGTCGCCTTCGTGCGTCGAGCCACGGCGGCCGAGATTCTCCCGCGCGTAGGCGAGCTGCGCGGGGTCGATGTCCGCGGCGTGCACCTCCGCGCCGGAAAGCCGTGCCGCCAGCACCGTGGCGAACGGCGCCGACCCGCAGCACAGGTCCACCACCACGCGCGCCTCGCGCCCGAGGTCGAGCGCCAACTCGACCAGGAACTCCGAGCGCCGCCGGGGCACGAACACGCCCGGCCCGACCCCGATCCGCAGCCCGCAGAACTCGGCCCACCCGACGACGTGCTCCAGCGGCTCGCCGGCGCAGCGCCGGGCCACCAACGCCTCCAGGCGCCGCGCCGGCTCGGCGTCCTCCTTCACGGCCTGCGCCAACAGCTCCGCCTCGTCCTCGGCGAACACACACCCGGCGGCGCGCAGCCTCGCCACGACGTCCTCACTCATGATCACGCCGCTCAGTCTCGCGCAAACACCCCGGACAATGCGTAGGCGGGCGATTTATCAAGGTGTTGGCGCCCAAGGTCGTACCGTTCCGTAGTGGCCGAATTCGCGTGCCCCATGTAGACCTGGATGTCGCGCAGCGGCACCCCGGCGTCCAGCAGCATCGTGGTGCAGGCGTGCCGCAGCGAGTGCGGACTGATCTTCTTCTCGACCCCGGCCGCCCGCGCGCAGGACTCGACGATCCACTCGACCTGATACCGCGTCAGGCGCGCGCCCTCGGGACCGACGAACACCGGCCCGGAGGCAGGAACCGCGCCGAAAGCGGAGTCCCGAGCACGCTCAGCGAGCCAGGCGTCCAGGCAGCCGGCGGCGGGCGGCGCGATCGCCTGGTCCTGCTCCTCGCCGCCCTTGCGCCGCAGCCGTACGACCCGGTGCCCGCGCTGGCTGGACAGGTCTTCCACGTTGATCCCGCACAACTCCGACACGCGCAGTCCCTGATACAGCAGCACAGCGACCACCGCCTCGTCCCGCACGCCGCGCTGCGCCGCCGCCTCCAGCATCGCCGCCGACTCCTCGCGATCGGGCCCGAGCGTCTGCGACTTGCGCGAGACACGCGGCAGGTGCAGCGCCTTGTCCTTGATCGGGACCGGGCTGCTGGACGTGTAGCCGGAGTCGACGGCGTAGGCGTAGAAGTTCCGCACGGCACTGATCTTGCGAGCGAGCGTGGCGGGGCGGGCCCGTCCTTCGTCGGCCAGATGCACGGCCCAGGTGTCCACATGAGCCCGCACCGCGTCGAAGGGATCGACGTCGAACAGCGCGCACCAGGCGAACCACTGCTTCAGATCGACCGCGTACGCCGACGCGGTCGTGGACTTGTAGGTGAGCAGGAACAGCGCCGCGACCTGCTCAGCCCGAGGACCGGCGCCGCCGTGACCGAGCGCTGCCAGAGCGCCGGGGATGACGGAGACGACGACAGCCGAACCCGGCTCGGAGGGCCCGGAAGGCTCGGAGGGCTTGGCAGACCCGGAACGCCCGGCGGGATCAGTGGGCTCAGCCTCGGGGCTCAGGGGATTGCTCACGACTTCATTGTCACTGTTGATCCGTTGCCGCTACTTGCTTTCGCGCGCCTGCCGCCACACGGCGACGGCCTCTTCGGTGTCGACGCGCGGGATCACCACCGACGGTCCGGGTTGCGGCGTCCGCCGAGCGACATCGGAGCGCACGTCGTAATCCGCGATCGCGGTCCGCAAAGCAGTCTCGGAAACAGCGAGCCGATCCTCGATCAGTCCTTTGCGCAGGTCCTGCGCCTCCCGCCGCAAAGCCAGCGGCAACGGCAGCGCGTGCACCCCGACGCGTTCCGCGGCGACCTTCTGCGTGATCCACCAGTCTTCGCGATAGGGCTGGCCGTCGCCGGGCAACGGCTTGCCCACCAAGGGGTTGTCCTCGAAGGCTCCGGCCTTCTCGGCGTTCTCGACCTGCTGGTCGATGCCGGCAGCGAATCGCTCTTGCCAGGTGCTCATACCCCATTATCGCAAAAGGGTTACGGGCTTATCCCAGGGAGGTATCCCCCAGGCTCGCCGCCAAGGTGCGCAGCAGGTCAGCGAGAGTGTCCTGGTCACCCTCGCCGAGTTCGGCCAACAGCCGCTGCTCGTTGGCGACGTGCAGGGGCATCAGCTTATCGATCAGCGCCAGACCGTCCGGAGTCAGTCGGATGCGCACGCCGCGACGATCGTCGGGGTCGCGCACGCGCAGCACCAACCCCTTGGTCTCCATACGATCCACGCGGTTGGTGATGGCGCCGGAGGTGACCATCGCGGTCTTCAACAACGCGCCGGCGGACAGCTCGTACGGCGCCCCGGAGCGGCGCAGGGTCGCCAGGACGTCGAACTCCCAGAACTCCAAGCCGTGTCCGGCGAAGAAGTCCTTCAGCTCCTTGTCCAGCAGGCGTGACAGGCGGCTGATGCGCCCGACGATGCCCATGGGCGTGGCGTCGAGATCCGGCTTCTCCCGGGCCCACATCGCGATGATCTCGTCGACCGCGTCAACCACGCTGTACCGCTCCGTTCCAAGGAATGTGCTAGCTTCTCTCAGCGTTGACTATCTTAATGTTAAGAGAAGTTGGCGCAGAAGACCAGGGGAGACTCCGATGACCGCCACCACCGTATCGACCACAGCACCCGCCACGTCGCCGGCACGCGCCGGCGGCACCGGCAGCGGCGCGGGCACTGGCACCGCGCGCGACCTGCTGCTGTCCGTCCTCGCCCCGGCGAGCTGGGGCACCACCTACGTCGTCACCTCCGAATTCCTCCCCGACCACCGCCCGATGCTCGCCGCGACCATGCGCGCGCTGCCGGCCGGGCTGATCCTGCTGGCGTTCGTGCGCCGCCTGCCGAAGGGCAGCTGGTGGTGGAAGACCGCCGTGCTCGGCACGCTGAACTTCGGCGCCTTCTTCCCCCTGCTGTTCTTCGCCGCCTACCGGCTGCCCGGCGGCGTCGCCTCCACGCTGGGCTCGGTGCAGCCGCTGCTGGTCGCCGGGTTCAGCATCCTGATCCTGCGCCAGCGGCCGCACAGCGCCGTGCTGGGCGCGGCGGTGGTCGGTACCGGCGGCGTGGCGCTGATGACGCTGACGGCGAAGGCCCGCCTGGACGCGCTCGGCGTGCTGGCGATGCTGGTCGCCACGGCGCTGATGGCGCTGGCCGTGGTGCTGGGCCGCAAGTGGGGACGACCGGAGGGCGCCACGCCGATGGTGCTGGCGACCTGGCAGCTGGTGTTCGGCGGGCTGGTGCTGCTGCCGATGACGCTGCTGTCCGAAGGGCTGCCGGACACGCTGACCGCCAGGAACCTCGCCGGGTTCGCCTACATCGGCGTCGTGGGCACGGCCGTCGCCTACACGCTGTGGTTCCGCGGCATCGAGCGGCTGGCTCCGACGTCGCTGTCGCTGCTGAGCCTGGCGAACCCGATGGTGGCCACGGTCGCCGGGTTCGTGGTGCTGCACCAGTCGCTGACGGCGCCGCAGGCGGCCGGGTTCGCCGTGGCGCTGGGCGCGCTGGTCACCGGGCAGATGCTGGTCGCGCGCAGGCGCGCGGCCTAAGGTGGGACCGACAAGGTTACCGACCGGTAGTAAGAAAGGCGGGCGGCGATGGCCGACACCTCCCAGGACGCGTCCCGGACCAGCTACGACGTGGTGCTGTTCGGCGCCACCGGCTTCACCGGATCCCTGGTCGCCGACTATCTCGCCGAGCACGCCCCGGAGGCCGTGCGCTGGGCGCTGGCCGGTCGCTCGGCGGCGAAGCTGCAGGCGGTGCGCGACCGGCTGGCCGCGCGCCGTCCGGAGCTCAAGGACCTGCCGCTGGTGATCGCCGACGCCGGCGACCCGGTGTCGCTGCGCGAGCTGGCCGGGCAGACCCGCGTCGTGATCAGCACGGTCGGACCCTACCTGCACCACGGCGAGGCGCTGGTCGCGGCGTGCGCCGAAGCAGGATGCGACTACGTGGACCTGACCGGCGAGCCAGAGTTCGTCGACACCATGTATCTGAAGTACCACGCGCGCGCCGTGGAGACCGGCGCGCGGCTGGTCCACTGCTGCGGGTTCGACAGCATCCCGACCGACCTCGGCGTGCTGTACACGATGCGCGAACTCGGACC
This window harbors:
- a CDS encoding EamA family transporter, encoding MTATTVSTTAPATSPARAGGTGSGAGTGTARDLLLSVLAPASWGTTYVVTSEFLPDHRPMLAATMRALPAGLILLAFVRRLPKGSWWWKTAVLGTLNFGAFFPLLFFAAYRLPGGVASTLGSVQPLLVAGFSILILRQRPHSAVLGAAVVGTGGVALMTLTAKARLDALGVLAMLVATALMALAVVLGRKWGRPEGATPMVLATWQLVFGGLVLLPMTLLSEGLPDTLTARNLAGFAYIGVVGTAVAYTLWFRGIERLAPTSLSLLSLANPMVATVAGFVVLHQSLTAPQAAGFAVALGALVTGQMLVARRRAA
- a CDS encoding tyrosine-type recombinase/integrase, which encodes MSNPLSPEAEPTDPAGRSGSAKPSEPSGPSEPGSAVVVSVIPGALAALGHGGAGPRAEQVAALFLLTYKSTTASAYAVDLKQWFAWCALFDVDPFDAVRAHVDTWAVHLADEGRARPATLARKISAVRNFYAYAVDSGYTSSSPVPIKDKALHLPRVSRKSQTLGPDREESAAMLEAAAQRGVRDEAVVAVLLYQGLRVSELCGINVEDLSSQRGHRVVRLRRKGGEEQDQAIAPPAAGCLDAWLAERARDSAFGAVPASGPVFVGPEGARLTRYQVEWIVESCARAAGVEKKISPHSLRHACTTMLLDAGVPLRDIQVYMGHANSATTERYDLGRQHLDKSPAYALSGVFARD
- a CDS encoding MarR family winged helix-turn-helix transcriptional regulator, encoding MVDAVDEIIAMWAREKPDLDATPMGIVGRISRLSRLLDKELKDFFAGHGLEFWEFDVLATLRRSGAPYELSAGALLKTAMVTSGAITNRVDRMETKGLVLRVRDPDDRRGVRIRLTPDGLALIDKLMPLHVANEQRLLAELGEGDQDTLADLLRTLAASLGDTSLG
- the xylB gene encoding xylulokinase → MTRNALVAGVDSSTQSCKVVIRDAVTGDRIRQGRAQHPDGTEVHPAAWWEALGQAVAEAGGLEDVAAISVAGQQHGMVCLDDEGAVVRPALLWNDTRSAQAAADLVAELAAEVSETGNHVPTGEAAWADAVGTVPVASLTVAKLRWLAEHEPARAKSTAAVCLPHDWLTWRLTDGRDISTLTTDRSDASGTGYYSPATGAYRPDLLQLAFGRQPLLPTVLGPAEHARILQPSAGFAPADSPRMRLGAAELNPLLIGAGAGDNAAAALGLGARPGDVVVSIGTSGTVFACSDAPTADPTGAVAGFADATGRHLPLVCTLNAARVLDAAAALLGVSLGELSRLALSAPAGADGLTLIPYLEGERTPNRPDATGTLHGLRLTNSTPAHLARAYIEGMLCGLADGLDALTAIGVPVERILLVGGAAQSEAVRTMAPAVFGRPVLVPSAGQYVADGAALQAAWALSGAAEPPTWGTGKAERIEAEPVPWLRERYHEYRDA
- a CDS encoding putative protein N(5)-glutamine methyltransferase, with translation MSEDVVARLRAAGCVFAEDEAELLAQAVKEDAEPARRLEALVARRCAGEPLEHVVGWAEFCGLRIGVGPGVFVPRRRSEFLVELALDLGREARVVVDLCCGSAPFATVLAARLSGAEVHAADIDPAQLAYARENLGRRGSTHEGDLYEALPERLRGKVDLLVVNAPYVPTDALSTLPAEARVFEPAASLDGGADGLAVHRRVADGAPQWLAPRGHLLIETSEAQAEAMLEAFGEAGLKAWIAQDQELDATVVIGRQA
- a CDS encoding SAM-dependent methyltransferase — protein: MTDESISEDGGALLPDWEPPEIDRSKAHPARIYDYLLGGKDNFDVDREAAEVALGLMPELRGMARVNRAFLGRAVRHLAEAGITQFLDIGTGIPGPGNTGEIARQVHPDARVVYVDYDPIVSAHSRALLSGADPALTAIVQADVREPKTILDNGTVHAILDFDRPVAVLMVALLHFVSDAEDAHAIAATFVDALAPGSALVVSHASEGHEPGKFGAARSGWNNATSQLVLRDREEIERFFTGTELLEPGVVIIPGWRPDHDLTDEERSLDYGHAAVGIKR
- a CDS encoding SDR family oxidoreductase; translated protein: MIALVTGANRGLGRETARQLVAAGHRVLIGARQEAAARDTAAELGERAYPVRLDVTSTEDIAAAVEEVREHFGHLDVLVNNAAIHYDTWQHAIGADLMVVREAAETNVYGPWQLVQAMLPLLRAGSHQRIVNVSSGAGSLTEMTSGSTPAYSITKAALNALTRMLAADLRGDGILVNAVCPGWVATDMGGPGGRPVREGAAGIVWAATLPDGGPSGGFFRDRKAIDW
- a CDS encoding NAD-dependent epimerase/dehydratase family protein — its product is MRILMLGGTGFVGRAVVEDALARGHDVTIFSRGRSGAGLFPQVARLVGDRDGDDYAALATGAWDAVVDSSAYVPRHVNNAMDALGDRVGRYVFVSSHAVYPRRGVAAGSTEDTPRRAPVRDTEELLEETYGPLKVACEDDIQARFGERASIVRLGKVAGPHDPQNGLTYYVRRAAAGGRLALPGRPEQPVQLIDSRDAARLMVRLIEDDRGGAFNAVGPGTPITLADTIHICARVAGTEVEIVPVPEQDAQGTFFPLIRDPAEWNVMQRDPARAVAAGMPQTPFETTVADVLAWDRERGTPPLKFGFTAEEEAKALAEAK
- a CDS encoding DnaJ family domain-containing protein, with amino-acid sequence MSTWQERFAAGIDQQVENAEKAGAFEDNPLVGKPLPGDGQPYREDWWITQKVAAERVGVHALPLPLALRREAQDLRKGLIEDRLAVSETALRTAIADYDVRSDVARRTPQPGPSVVIPRVDTEEAVAVWRQARESK